A single Chitinophagales bacterium DNA region contains:
- a CDS encoding DUF2779 domain-containing protein, with protein MPILSKSKFISGIQCQKKLYFDFYRKDLKPPLTEAQKALFASGHNVGELAQKVFPGGKDATPDSYSNLSQSIKLTADWIAVGIQTVYEATFSANGAFCMLDILHYQNGECWAIEVKNSTSVKDYHITDGAFQYWVMDNCNYKPDKFFLMHINNQYVKDGAIEPKKLFHLEDITNQVISLQEMVGEKKSELQKILIQRDATSGIPVRKEPEKEIGPHCGNPFECDYKAHCWQHVPDKSVFELYRGSGWEWYEKGILKMEDIPEGVNLNTRQQLQVNGVKDAAVHIETEQIKEFLNTWEYPLYFFDFETINPALPYLDGTSPYQQVPFQYSLHFIAAPGAKPEHKAFLAQPEDYRETAVNDPTRALMDQIKQDIGTEGSIVAYNASFEKRILNFLGDRFPEEAAYIENLNSRFVDLLVPFRSGWYYRPEMNGSASIKAVLPALVPEMSYSNLEINNGDMASSTFEQMIYQDHEDAGKIRQNLLKYCEQDTLAMVKIWERLLEEVE; from the coding sequence ATGCCCATTCTCTCCAAATCCAAATTCATATCCGGTATTCAGTGCCAAAAAAAGCTGTATTTTGATTTTTACAGAAAAGACCTAAAACCACCGCTCACGGAAGCACAGAAGGCGCTATTTGCTTCGGGGCATAATGTAGGCGAGTTGGCACAAAAGGTTTTTCCCGGGGGAAAGGATGCCACTCCTGATTCTTACAGTAATTTGTCACAATCCATAAAACTAACTGCTGATTGGATAGCCGTTGGTATACAAACAGTCTATGAAGCTACTTTCTCTGCTAATGGAGCTTTCTGCATGTTGGATATTCTACATTATCAAAATGGAGAATGCTGGGCAATTGAAGTTAAAAACAGCACTAGTGTAAAGGATTATCACATTACAGATGGGGCTTTTCAATACTGGGTGATGGATAATTGCAATTACAAACCAGATAAGTTCTTCCTGATGCACATCAACAATCAATATGTGAAAGATGGTGCAATTGAACCTAAGAAATTGTTTCACTTAGAAGATATCACCAATCAAGTGATATCTCTTCAAGAAATGGTGGGTGAAAAAAAATCTGAGCTTCAAAAAATACTTATCCAAAGAGACGCAACAAGTGGAATACCAGTAAGAAAAGAACCAGAAAAAGAGATTGGGCCTCATTGCGGTAATCCTTTTGAATGTGATTACAAGGCTCATTGTTGGCAGCATGTTCCTGACAAATCAGTTTTCGAACTATACAGGGGCAGTGGCTGGGAATGGTATGAAAAAGGAATATTGAAAATGGAAGACATTCCGGAAGGAGTAAATCTAAACACCCGTCAGCAATTACAGGTCAATGGAGTGAAAGATGCTGCGGTTCACATAGAAACAGAGCAAATTAAGGAATTCCTAAACACCTGGGAATATCCACTCTATTTTTTCGATTTTGAAACCATCAACCCGGCTCTTCCTTATTTGGATGGAACCAGTCCCTATCAGCAAGTCCCTTTTCAGTATTCGCTGCACTTTATTGCTGCACCCGGAGCCAAACCCGAGCACAAGGCATTTTTGGCGCAGCCTGAAGATTACAGGGAAACAGCTGTCAATGACCCGACCCGGGCATTGATGGATCAGATAAAACAGGACATTGGAACAGAAGGCAGCATCGTGGCCTATAATGCCAGTTTCGAAAAGCGCATTCTCAATTTTTTGGGCGATCGTTTTCCCGAAGAGGCAGCCTATATTGAAAACCTAAACAGCCGTTTTGTGGATTTGCTCGTGCCGTTTAGAAGTGGCTGGTATTATCGTCCTGAAATGAACGGCTCAGCTTCCATCAAAGCGGTATTGCCCGCCTTGGTTCCAGAGATGAGCTACAGCAATTTGGAAATCAATAATGGCGATATGGCGAGTAGTACCTTTGAACAAATGATCTACCAAGATCATGAGGATGCAGGGAAAATCCGTCAAAACCTACTGAAATACTGCGAACAAGATACACTTGCGATGGTGAAAATTTGGGAGCGATTGCTGGAGGAAGTCGAGTGA
- a CDS encoding addiction module toxin RelE has protein sequence MNCEIRTILKFEKEAKKLIKKYPSLKSELKALDDLLSKNPLQGTPLGNNFYKIRLAIKSKGRGKSGGARVITNIIFKCTEPKRLYLTSIYDKADRESISNTVLKEILKDIHNKEI, from the coding sequence ATGAATTGTGAAATTCGAACTATCCTAAAGTTTGAAAAGGAAGCTAAGAAGCTTATTAAAAAGTACCCTTCCTTAAAATCTGAATTAAAAGCCCTTGATGATTTGCTTTCAAAAAATCCTTTACAGGGCACACCTCTTGGTAATAACTTTTATAAAATTCGCTTAGCGATTAAAAGTAAGGGCAGGGGAAAAAGTGGTGGCGCTCGAGTGATTACAAACATTATTTTTAAATGTACTGAACCAAAGCGGCTGTATTTAACATCCATCTACGATAAGGCAGACCGAGAATCTATTAGCAATACAGTTTTGAAAGAGATTTTAAAGGATATACACAATAAAGAAATTTAA
- a CDS encoding DUF429 domain-containing protein, which produces MGYPILGEYDKTEKELLFKKANSSDKTGLLLAEVHPAVAMYIWLGKRFQKYKGSGLNKLEREACVQQNFKGIIDLLEKRSDFSFPTIEDDDQLDAFIAYLLGYLWIHKKDMVKLVGDEEKGSMLLPLNSKLISETEKMLQLQL; this is translated from the coding sequence TTGGGTTACCCTATTTTGGGAGAATACGATAAAACAGAAAAAGAACTGCTCTTTAAAAAAGCAAATTCCTCAGATAAAACAGGTTTGCTACTTGCTGAAGTCCATCCTGCAGTGGCAATGTACATTTGGTTAGGAAAAAGGTTTCAAAAATATAAAGGAAGTGGACTCAATAAGCTGGAGCGAGAGGCCTGTGTACAACAAAATTTCAAGGGAATAATAGATTTATTGGAAAAACGGAGTGATTTTAGTTTCCCTACAATAGAAGATGATGACCAGCTCGATGCTTTTATAGCTTATCTACTGGGCTATTTATGGATTCATAAAAAGGATATGGTAAAATTAGTGGGCGATGAAGAAAAAGGGTCGATGTTGTTGCCTCTAAATTCGAAATTGATTTCTGAAACTGAAAAGATGCTTCAATTACAATTGTAA